One window of the Actinomyces wuliandei genome contains the following:
- a CDS encoding NfeD family protein: MAWLFWIGGSLVFAVIETLTADLTFLMIAGGALGGGVAAALGASLPVQVIVFAVVSTLLLLAVRPWARRRMASTAPQMRTNAEALVGSPATAITVVDDQGGRVRLSGGEWSARLAPAAAGQDGPVDPGAAVTVTQIDGAVAIVVPALPEQSSQEPVPHGR, from the coding sequence ATGGCCTGGCTGTTCTGGATCGGCGGGTCCCTGGTCTTCGCCGTCATCGAGACCTTGACGGCCGACCTGACCTTCCTCATGATTGCCGGAGGAGCCCTGGGCGGGGGCGTCGCGGCGGCGCTGGGGGCCTCGCTGCCGGTCCAGGTCATCGTCTTCGCGGTTGTCTCGACACTGCTTCTGCTGGCGGTGCGCCCCTGGGCCAGAAGGCGTATGGCCTCGACGGCCCCGCAGATGCGGACCAATGCTGAGGCCCTGGTGGGAAGCCCGGCCACGGCGATCACCGTGGTGGACGACCAGGGGGGCCGGGTGCGGCTCAGCGGCGGCGAGTGGAGCGCCCGGCTGGCACCGGCTGCTGCGGGGCAGGATGGTCCTGTCGACCCCGGTGCCGCAGTGACGGTGACCCAGATCGACGGGGCTGTCGCCATCGTCGTCCCCGCCCTCCCTGAGCAGTCCTCCCAGGAGCCGGTGCCCCACGGGCGCTGA
- a CDS encoding SPFH domain-containing protein, whose product MNELAVVPLIVLLLLALLVIVAIFRAVRRVPQSYAIIVERLGKFQAEYGAGLHFLIPFVDSVRNTVDLREQVVSFPPQPVITSDNLVVSIDSVIYYQVTDPKRATYEIASFLQAIEQLTITTLRNVIGAMDLEQTLTSRDQINGQLRGVLDQATGRWGIRVSNVELKSIDPPASIQGAMEQQMRAERDRRAAILTAEGVKQSQILTAEGDKQSAILRAEGQAQSAILRAQGESRAILQVFDAIHRGNADPKLLAYQYLQTLPKIANGSSSKMWIVPTEFTAALDGIAGALGRDTSGPSSDQPGGQDGDQGAGVDLSDTEVDLGIASDLAATSLPTPEEALAQARGEAQTALQEASEDRVPGAGAPGSPSRAPGAGEG is encoded by the coding sequence ATGAACGAACTGGCCGTTGTCCCTCTTATTGTCCTGCTGCTTCTGGCGCTACTGGTCATTGTCGCGATCTTCCGCGCCGTGCGCAGGGTGCCGCAGAGCTATGCGATCATCGTGGAGCGGCTGGGGAAGTTCCAGGCGGAGTACGGGGCTGGCCTCCACTTCCTGATCCCTTTTGTCGACAGCGTGCGTAACACGGTGGACCTGCGTGAGCAGGTGGTCTCCTTCCCGCCCCAGCCGGTTATCACCTCGGACAACCTGGTGGTGAGCATCGACTCGGTCATCTACTACCAGGTGACGGACCCCAAGCGCGCCACCTATGAGATCGCCAGCTTTCTCCAGGCGATCGAGCAGCTGACGATCACCACGCTGCGTAACGTCATTGGTGCCATGGACCTGGAGCAGACCCTGACCAGCCGTGACCAGATCAACGGACAGCTGCGCGGCGTGCTCGACCAGGCCACGGGGCGCTGGGGCATCCGGGTCAGCAACGTCGAGCTGAAGTCCATCGACCCTCCTGCCTCCATCCAGGGCGCGATGGAGCAGCAGATGCGTGCCGAGCGTGACCGGCGTGCCGCGATCCTCACGGCTGAGGGCGTCAAGCAGTCCCAGATCCTCACTGCGGAGGGTGACAAGCAGTCGGCTATCCTGCGCGCCGAGGGGCAGGCGCAGTCAGCAATCCTCAGGGCACAGGGTGAGTCGCGTGCCATCCTTCAGGTCTTTGACGCCATCCACCGTGGCAACGCCGACCCCAAGCTGCTTGCCTACCAGTACCTGCAGACCCTGCCGAAGATCGCCAACGGCTCCTCCTCCAAGATGTGGATCGTTCCCACCGAGTTCACTGCGGCCCTGGACGGTATCGCCGGGGCGCTGGGCAGGGACACCTCCGGGCCGTCCTCAGACCAGCCTGGTGGGCAGGATGGCGACCAGGGAGCCGGGGTTGACCTGTCCGACACGGAGGTGGACCTGGGGATCGCCTCGGACCTGGCGGCGACGAGCCTGCCCACCCCTGAGGAGGCCCTGGCACAGGCCCGGGGTGAGGCGCAGACGGCCCTCCAGGAGGCCTCGGAGGACCGGGTGCCTGGAGCCGGGGCACCGGGGTCCCCCTCCCGGGCGCCCGGCGCGGGCGAGGGATGA
- a CDS encoding TrmH family RNA methyltransferase produces MIVRLTSRDDDRLADYTRLTDSALRRRLETERGLYMAESTKVIGRAVAAGHRPRSFLMAAHHYDQMRPTIAAAVGCQGREDGGPVPVFLADEGLLESVTGFHLHRGALAAMNRPVLRGVGELLAAARAGSGARRVAVLEDLVDHTNVGAAFRSAAALGVDAVLATPRCADPLYRRSVRVSMGTVFQVPWTRVQRWPVVDELHEAGFTVAALALTEDSVSLEKFAASPVCTSPEGKVALVLGTEGDGLSRRSTQAADVVVRIPMAGGVDSLNVAAAAAVAFWALRV; encoded by the coding sequence ATGATTGTCCGGCTGACCAGCCGTGACGATGACCGCCTGGCCGACTACACGCGCCTGACCGACAGCGCGCTGCGACGCCGCCTGGAGACGGAGCGCGGCCTGTACATGGCCGAGTCCACCAAGGTGATCGGGCGAGCCGTGGCGGCAGGCCACCGGCCGCGCTCCTTCCTCATGGCCGCGCACCACTATGACCAGATGCGCCCGACGATCGCGGCGGCGGTCGGCTGCCAGGGCCGTGAGGACGGCGGTCCGGTGCCGGTGTTCCTGGCCGACGAGGGGCTGCTGGAGTCGGTCACCGGCTTCCACCTGCACCGGGGGGCGCTGGCTGCCATGAACCGCCCGGTGCTGCGTGGCGTCGGGGAGCTCCTGGCCGCGGCTCGTGCAGGCAGCGGTGCGCGCCGGGTGGCCGTCCTGGAGGACCTGGTGGACCACACCAACGTGGGTGCTGCCTTTCGGTCGGCCGCCGCCCTGGGGGTGGATGCGGTCCTGGCGACGCCACGCTGCGCGGACCCCCTCTACCGGCGCAGCGTCCGTGTCTCAATGGGGACGGTCTTCCAGGTTCCGTGGACCCGGGTGCAGCGCTGGCCCGTGGTGGACGAGCTCCACGAGGCGGGCTTTACTGTAGCCGCCTTGGCCCTGACCGAGGACTCGGTGTCCCTGGAGAAGTTTGCCGCCTCGCCGGTGTGCACCAGTCCGGAGGGGAAGGTAGCGCTGGTCCTGGGGACGGAGGGGGACGGGCTGTCACGGCGCTCCACCCAGGCTGCTGACGTGGTGGTGCGGATCCCCATGGCTGGGGGAGTGGACTCCCTCAACGTCGCTGCCGCTGCCGCCGTGGCTTTCTGGGCGCTGCGGGTGTGA
- a CDS encoding glucose PTS transporter subunit IIA has protein sequence MATTTSTPEMILDAVGGAENITHLTHCATRLRFELVDASVVDKAAVEAIPGVMGAVPQSGDRYQIVIGGAVQGVYDEIMNLPAMTSGGASSGKSDADVKAAARAKARGKNALVDAFFEYLSDSFRPLLPVLLGTSLIIAGEAVLEALGYIDTRAEVKPASLAFVDAMFRSVFYFLPIMVAYNASKKLNIDPWVGTAVMAALLTPNFIAMGDPELTRNVTCTVNQTLNTKMCTANVFGLPMQLQDYGGQVFVPLMMVAVLAVVYKQLVKIVPSNVQMVFVPFLSFIIMMPVTAFLIGPLGVWVGTALGTGLAWLNGTAPIVFAIVIPLLYPFLVPLGLHWPLNAIMIANINTLGYDFIQGPMGTWNFACFGATAAVLLWAVRDKDKEMRQTATGALAAGLFGGISEPSLYGIHLRFKRIYPLMLVGCAVGGLIVGLGGGVDASTFAFTSLLTIPIFSPMALYAIAIAAAFGTSFALIAVFGYRTKEERAEALAAAGVVEADPAETAADLALEKQAAAASAQPGDPQEKTDQGQPKSALVPGTVTEIVSPLSGTVIPLDQVADPVFSTGAVGPGAGIEPGGDPGEQIVVTAPAAGTILVAPESGHAYGIALDSGVEILIHVGLDTVNLEGKGFDVKVSQGDRVEAGTELVRVDRAVVEEAGYPLTTPVLVTNAASFASVEVAATGEVATGAVLLRVTAPDEG, from the coding sequence ATGGCAACTACCACGTCCACACCGGAGATGATTCTTGACGCCGTGGGCGGCGCCGAGAACATCACCCACCTCACCCACTGCGCCACGCGCCTGCGCTTCGAGCTCGTCGACGCCTCAGTGGTCGACAAGGCCGCCGTGGAGGCTATCCCCGGCGTCATGGGCGCTGTTCCGCAGTCCGGCGACCGCTACCAGATCGTCATTGGCGGGGCCGTCCAGGGCGTCTACGACGAGATCATGAACCTGCCCGCCATGACGTCGGGCGGCGCCTCCTCCGGGAAGTCGGACGCTGACGTCAAGGCAGCGGCCCGCGCCAAGGCCCGCGGCAAGAACGCCCTCGTGGACGCGTTCTTCGAGTACCTCTCCGACTCCTTCCGCCCCCTGCTGCCAGTGCTACTGGGCACCTCCCTCATCATCGCGGGCGAGGCAGTGCTGGAGGCCCTCGGCTACATCGACACCCGGGCTGAGGTCAAGCCCGCCTCGCTCGCCTTCGTGGACGCGATGTTCCGGTCGGTGTTCTACTTCCTGCCGATCATGGTGGCCTACAACGCCTCCAAGAAGCTCAATATCGACCCCTGGGTGGGAACCGCAGTCATGGCGGCTCTGCTCACGCCCAACTTCATCGCCATGGGCGACCCGGAGCTGACGCGCAACGTCACCTGCACTGTCAACCAGACGCTGAACACCAAGATGTGCACCGCCAACGTCTTCGGGCTGCCCATGCAGCTCCAGGACTACGGCGGGCAGGTCTTCGTCCCGCTCATGATGGTGGCGGTCCTGGCCGTTGTCTACAAGCAGCTGGTCAAGATCGTCCCGAGCAACGTCCAGATGGTCTTTGTCCCCTTCCTCTCCTTCATCATCATGATGCCGGTGACGGCCTTCCTCATCGGCCCGCTGGGCGTGTGGGTCGGCACGGCCCTGGGGACGGGGCTGGCGTGGCTCAACGGCACCGCCCCTATTGTCTTCGCCATCGTCATCCCGCTGCTCTACCCGTTCCTGGTCCCGCTGGGCCTGCACTGGCCGCTCAACGCGATCATGATCGCCAACATCAACACCCTGGGCTACGACTTCATCCAGGGCCCCATGGGTACCTGGAACTTCGCCTGCTTCGGCGCCACGGCCGCCGTGCTCCTGTGGGCTGTGCGTGACAAGGACAAGGAGATGCGCCAGACTGCCACCGGCGCACTGGCGGCCGGACTGTTCGGCGGTATCTCCGAGCCCAGCCTCTACGGTATCCACCTGCGCTTCAAGCGCATCTACCCGCTCATGCTCGTGGGCTGTGCTGTAGGCGGCCTCATCGTGGGTCTGGGCGGCGGCGTGGACGCCAGCACCTTCGCCTTCACCTCGCTGCTGACCATCCCGATCTTCAGCCCCATGGCCCTGTACGCCATTGCCATCGCCGCGGCCTTCGGGACGTCCTTCGCCCTCATCGCCGTCTTCGGCTACCGCACCAAGGAGGAGCGCGCCGAGGCCCTGGCCGCCGCTGGCGTGGTCGAGGCCGACCCTGCGGAGACCGCCGCCGACCTGGCCCTGGAGAAGCAGGCCGCTGCCGCCTCCGCCCAGCCCGGCGACCCGCAGGAGAAGACTGATCAGGGCCAGCCCAAGTCGGCACTGGTACCTGGCACGGTCACCGAGATCGTCTCCCCGCTGAGCGGCACCGTCATCCCCCTGGACCAGGTGGCTGACCCTGTGTTCTCCACCGGCGCCGTGGGTCCGGGCGCGGGCATCGAGCCGGGAGGGGACCCGGGCGAGCAGATTGTGGTGACCGCTCCCGCCGCAGGCACGATCCTCGTGGCACCAGAGTCCGGCCACGCCTACGGCATCGCCCTGGACAGCGGCGTGGAGATCCTCATCCACGTGGGCCTGGACACGGTGAACCTGGAGGGCAAGGGCTTTGACGTCAAGGTCTCCCAGGGAGACCGGGTCGAGGCCGGCACCGAGCTGGTACGGGTGGACCGCGCCGTCGTGGAAGAGGCGGGCTATCCGCTCACGACCCCGGTGCTGGTCACCAACGCTGCCTCCTTCGCCTCCGTCGAGGTCGCGGCCACGGGCGAGGTGGCCACAGGCGCGGTACTGCTGCGGGTCACTGCCCCTGACGAGGGCTGA
- a CDS encoding ABC-F family ATP-binding cassette domain-containing protein encodes MTAVINVQDLTMRIGARQLVGSASFRVGAGTRAGLVGRNGAGKTTMTKLLAAAAVAQGAGQAAADADERHGLEAVEHEGTITCHGSVGYLPQDTKVGDLDQKARERILSARGIDALLRRIRRAEERIASTEGQAQARALERYSRLDHEFTVAGGYAAASEAARIAAALGLPDRVLDQPVGVLSGGQRRRVELARVLFQRPDTLLLDEPTNHLDHDSVLWLRDHLRSYSGGFVVISHDVALLRDTVNQVMHLDAGRGVLDVYNLGWDAYLTQRSDDEHRRRRERANVEKKAAALRAQGEKMRAKATKAVAAQQMLRRADRLLAGLEEEHQVEKVAHLRFPDPAPCGRTPLRASGLSKAYGSLEVFAGVDLAVDRSSRVVVLGLNGAGKTTLLRVLAGVEQADAGQVVAGHGLRIGYYAQEHETIDTQDTVVGNLRRAAPGMDDTQVRSVLGSFLFSGADADKPSRVLSGGEKTRLALAMLVVSSANVLLLDEPTNNLDPASREEVLRALRGFEGAVVLVTHDEGAVHALEPQRVLLLPEGDEDLWGEEYMELVALA; translated from the coding sequence ATGACGGCCGTGATCAACGTCCAGGACCTCACCATGCGTATCGGTGCCAGACAGCTCGTCGGCTCAGCCAGCTTCCGGGTCGGTGCGGGGACGCGCGCGGGCCTGGTGGGGCGTAACGGGGCAGGCAAGACCACCATGACCAAGCTGCTGGCCGCCGCCGCCGTCGCCCAAGGGGCTGGCCAGGCAGCGGCCGACGCCGACGAGCGCCACGGGCTGGAGGCTGTCGAGCACGAGGGGACGATCACCTGCCACGGCTCTGTGGGCTACCTGCCTCAGGACACCAAGGTCGGGGACCTGGACCAGAAGGCGCGTGAGCGCATCCTCTCCGCCCGAGGTATCGACGCGTTGCTGAGGCGTATCCGCAGGGCCGAGGAGCGCATCGCCTCCACCGAGGGCCAGGCTCAGGCCCGGGCACTGGAGCGCTACTCCAGGCTGGACCACGAGTTCACCGTGGCCGGGGGGTATGCCGCCGCCTCGGAGGCGGCTCGTATTGCTGCGGCACTGGGCCTGCCCGACCGGGTCCTGGACCAGCCGGTGGGTGTGCTCTCCGGTGGTCAGCGTCGACGTGTCGAGTTGGCGCGCGTCCTGTTCCAGCGCCCGGACACCCTCCTGCTGGACGAGCCCACCAACCACCTCGACCACGACTCCGTGCTGTGGCTGCGTGACCACCTGCGCTCCTACTCCGGAGGCTTCGTGGTCATCAGCCACGACGTCGCGCTTTTGCGGGACACCGTCAACCAGGTGATGCACCTGGACGCGGGGCGTGGTGTGCTCGACGTCTACAACCTGGGATGGGACGCCTACCTCACTCAGCGCTCTGACGACGAGCACCGGCGCCGTCGGGAGCGTGCCAACGTGGAGAAGAAGGCTGCGGCCCTGCGGGCGCAGGGGGAGAAGATGCGGGCCAAGGCCACCAAGGCCGTTGCTGCCCAGCAGATGCTCAGGCGGGCTGACCGTCTCCTGGCCGGGCTGGAGGAGGAGCACCAGGTGGAGAAGGTGGCCCACCTGCGGTTCCCGGACCCAGCACCCTGCGGCAGGACGCCGTTGCGCGCGTCAGGGCTGTCCAAGGCCTACGGCTCCCTGGAGGTCTTCGCCGGAGTCGATCTGGCTGTGGACCGCAGCAGCCGGGTGGTGGTCCTGGGGCTCAACGGCGCCGGCAAGACCACCCTGCTGCGTGTCCTGGCCGGGGTCGAGCAGGCCGACGCAGGCCAGGTGGTGGCTGGCCACGGGCTCAGGATCGGCTACTACGCCCAGGAGCACGAGACCATCGACACCCAGGACACCGTGGTGGGCAACCTCAGGCGTGCGGCACCAGGAATGGACGACACCCAGGTGCGCAGCGTCCTGGGCTCCTTCCTGTTCTCCGGGGCTGACGCCGACAAGCCCTCCCGCGTGCTCTCCGGAGGGGAGAAGACCCGCCTCGCCCTGGCCATGCTCGTGGTCTCCTCCGCCAACGTGCTGCTGCTGGACGAGCCCACCAACAACCTGGACCCGGCCAGCCGTGAGGAGGTGCTGCGCGCCCTGCGGGGCTTCGAGGGCGCCGTGGTCCTGGTGACGCACGACGAGGGGGCTGTCCATGCCCTGGAGCCGCAGCGGGTCCTCCTGCTGCCAGAGGGGGACGAGGACCTGTGGGGCGAAGAGTACATGGAGCTTGTGGCCCTGGCCTGA
- a CDS encoding HesB/IscA family protein, whose product MAETTVAEAPTEGAEAAQHEVLLTEGAAAKVASLLTQEGRDDLRLRVAVQPGGCSGLVYQLYFDERLLDGDAVRSFDTGSASLASVDVVVDRMSAPYLSGATIDFADSIEKQGFTIDNPNAAGTCACGESFH is encoded by the coding sequence ATGGCTGAGACCACGGTGGCTGAGGCGCCGACCGAGGGTGCTGAGGCTGCGCAGCACGAGGTCCTCCTGACTGAGGGTGCTGCTGCCAAGGTTGCCAGCCTCCTGACCCAGGAGGGGCGCGATGACCTGCGGCTGCGTGTGGCGGTCCAGCCCGGCGGCTGCTCCGGTCTGGTGTACCAGCTCTACTTTGACGAGCGTCTTCTTGACGGCGACGCCGTGCGCTCCTTTGACACCGGTAGCGCGTCCTTGGCTTCGGTTGACGTTGTCGTGGACCGTATGAGCGCGCCCTACCTGTCCGGGGCCACGATAGACTTCGCTGACTCCATCGAGAAGCAGGGCTTCACCATCGACAACCCTAACGCCGCTGGTACCTGCGCCTGCGGGGAGTCCTTCCACTGA
- a CDS encoding FKBP-type peptidyl-prolyl cis-trans isomerase gives MRRTSLTLPRALAALVLVGWLALAGCQGSADSADPVLNSASATSTDPGTASATGGQGEPADCSALTIDSDSPALPTVEGEVGTLPTVTWSGEAAPENLTVATLEEGDGAEVTETDLVTVGYAGWQWDSDATFDSSYGTGTQDAQDTQDSASGGTEDGGEDTAPGEAAGQETAEASEVPGQGQPLVLSLQQVIVGWRCGLAGHHVGDRVLMSVPADLAYGEEEASSGGGPTGPLVFVVEVVDTLDPQSVVGSTEDAVMEGEDELAQRGVAVEGDLGSPVTVSVSPDAPEPTEPEYLVLARGAGQPVAGTSTIVVNIAAAAWSGGEDTGSSTWEDGAPRPVSIATSDLGGLVGIPQGSRVVVLRPGDESLGREAVAFVMDIEAVL, from the coding sequence GTGCGCCGCACATCCCTGACCCTCCCACGGGCGCTGGCCGCCCTGGTCCTGGTGGGCTGGCTGGCCCTGGCCGGGTGCCAGGGCTCGGCGGACAGTGCCGACCCTGTTCTCAACAGCGCCAGCGCCACCAGTACCGACCCTGGTACCGCCTCGGCGACCGGAGGCCAGGGGGAGCCGGCTGACTGCTCCGCCCTGACGATCGACTCCGACTCCCCGGCCCTGCCCACCGTGGAGGGCGAGGTAGGCACGCTTCCCACGGTGACGTGGAGCGGGGAGGCGGCTCCGGAGAACCTCACGGTGGCGACTCTGGAGGAGGGCGACGGGGCCGAGGTCACTGAGACGGACCTGGTGACGGTCGGCTACGCAGGGTGGCAGTGGGACTCCGACGCCACCTTTGACTCCTCCTACGGGACCGGGACGCAGGACGCCCAGGACACCCAGGACTCTGCCTCCGGCGGCACTGAGGACGGCGGGGAGGACACTGCCCCTGGCGAGGCTGCTGGTCAGGAGACCGCAGAGGCCTCGGAGGTTCCGGGGCAGGGGCAGCCCTTGGTCCTGTCCCTCCAGCAGGTGATCGTCGGGTGGCGCTGCGGCCTGGCGGGCCACCACGTGGGTGACCGCGTCCTGATGTCGGTCCCCGCAGACCTTGCCTACGGCGAGGAGGAGGCGTCCTCCGGCGGAGGCCCCACGGGCCCGCTCGTGTTCGTGGTGGAGGTCGTGGACACGCTGGACCCTCAGTCCGTCGTGGGCTCGACCGAGGACGCCGTCATGGAAGGTGAGGACGAGCTGGCCCAGCGGGGCGTCGCCGTCGAGGGTGACCTGGGTTCCCCGGTGACCGTGTCGGTCAGTCCGGACGCGCCTGAGCCGACGGAGCCGGAATACCTCGTCCTGGCCAGGGGAGCCGGGCAGCCTGTGGCCGGGACCTCGACGATCGTCGTCAATATTGCTGCGGCCGCCTGGTCCGGTGGGGAGGACACGGGGAGCTCCACCTGGGAGGACGGGGCACCGAGGCCTGTCTCGATCGCTACCTCCGACCTGGGCGGGCTGGTCGGGATTCCCCAGGGCTCCCGGGTTGTGGTCCTCAGGCCAGGGGACGAGTCTCTGGGGCGGGAGGCGGTCGCCTTCGTCATGGACATTGAGGCGGTCCTCTGA
- a CDS encoding superoxide dismutase: MTVYTLPELPYDYAALEPHISGRIMELHHDRHHAAYVAGANAALEALAAAREAGDLGAVNLWEKNLAFNLGGHVNHSVFWQNLSPHGGGEPEGELAAAINDSFGSFAAFQAHFTATALGIQGSGWAVLAYDSVSGGLVVFQLFDQQGNIPVGTIPLFMVDMWEHAFYLDYLNVKADYVKAIWSIASWEDVSQRLSDAVARSQGLIVR, from the coding sequence ATGACCGTCTACACCCTCCCTGAGCTCCCCTACGACTACGCCGCCCTGGAGCCCCACATCTCCGGCAGGATCATGGAGCTCCACCACGACAGGCACCACGCCGCCTATGTCGCTGGCGCCAACGCTGCCCTGGAGGCCCTGGCTGCTGCCCGGGAGGCCGGTGACCTGGGCGCAGTCAACCTGTGGGAGAAGAACCTGGCCTTCAACCTCGGCGGCCACGTCAACCACTCGGTGTTCTGGCAGAACCTCTCCCCCCACGGCGGAGGCGAGCCCGAGGGCGAGCTGGCAGCAGCCATCAACGACTCCTTCGGCTCCTTTGCCGCCTTCCAGGCCCACTTCACCGCGACCGCGCTGGGCATCCAGGGCAGCGGCTGGGCAGTCCTGGCCTACGACTCCGTCTCCGGCGGCCTGGTAGTCTTCCAGCTCTTCGATCAGCAGGGCAACATCCCCGTCGGCACCATCCCCCTGTTCATGGTCGACATGTGGGAGCACGCCTTCTACCTGGACTACCTCAACGTCAAGGCCGACTACGTCAAGGCCATCTGGAGCATCGCCAGCTGGGAGGACGTCTCGCAGCGCCTGTCTGACGCGGTCGCCAGGTCCCAGGGCCTCATCGTGCGCTGA
- a CDS encoding DEDD exonuclease domain-containing protein, producing MGTPLREVTFVVVDLETTGAPPGAHALTEIGALKVRGGKVLSRFSTLVNPGAAVPPQITALTGITNAMLVDAPGVGPCLEGFLSWAGLGPDDAGRTCPDAPRSVGTGRSTGTVLVAHNARFDIGHLRGAARALGIGWTEPRVLDTLALARKAWPRGEVANHRLSTLAALVGSPTRPTHRALDDASATADVLHAALEVLAPLGVTHLEDLATATDPVPARRRARSRLAKGLPTTPGVYQLCSATGEVLYVGSTVNLHRRVRSYFTAAERRPRVTRVLDTTAEVRHVPTPTLLEARARELRLIAELDPVANRRSRAPRRQPWLHLVSGPEPHLALTTVLPLHEVGYAVGPFWSRRSAQEALRAAESVLRLRHWDDRAQGNGAGRSTASEPLTGQASDRAVRAASFLSGQADLVATEVLERVRHLAQAQRYEEAGTWTRRLRSLLQAALRAERARPLLTCPHLVAARPREHGGWELVAVRWGMLAGSLVTPRGADPRPGVAALRSSARVVSQPTLVGQQASVEETLLLADWVLEAGARLVEVDGDPQALSWPAASAARYSKVLHADLHPADDRPRHRR from the coding sequence ATGGGCACACCCCTGCGGGAGGTGACCTTCGTCGTCGTCGACCTTGAGACTACCGGCGCGCCCCCGGGCGCGCACGCCCTGACGGAGATCGGCGCCCTCAAGGTGCGCGGCGGCAAGGTGCTGTCCCGCTTCTCCACGCTGGTCAACCCCGGAGCCGCCGTGCCGCCGCAGATCACCGCGCTCACCGGCATCACCAACGCCATGCTTGTCGACGCCCCAGGGGTGGGTCCCTGCCTGGAGGGCTTCCTGTCGTGGGCCGGGCTGGGCCCCGACGACGCAGGCCGCACCTGTCCCGACGCCCCCCGCAGCGTCGGCACGGGACGCAGCACAGGCACAGTACTGGTCGCCCACAACGCCCGCTTCGACATCGGCCACCTACGCGGTGCCGCCAGGGCGCTGGGTATCGGGTGGACCGAGCCCCGTGTCCTGGACACCCTTGCCCTGGCACGCAAGGCGTGGCCGCGCGGCGAGGTTGCCAACCACAGGCTGTCCACCCTGGCCGCCCTCGTCGGCTCCCCGACCCGCCCCACCCACAGGGCGTTGGACGACGCGAGCGCTACTGCTGACGTCCTCCACGCCGCCCTGGAGGTCCTGGCTCCCCTCGGGGTGACGCACCTGGAGGACCTCGCCACCGCTACCGACCCGGTGCCCGCCCGCCGACGGGCCAGGTCGCGGCTCGCCAAGGGCCTGCCCACCACCCCCGGGGTCTACCAGCTCTGCTCTGCCACCGGAGAGGTGCTCTACGTGGGCAGTACCGTCAACCTGCACCGGCGGGTCCGCTCCTACTTCACAGCGGCAGAGAGGCGCCCCCGGGTCACCCGGGTCCTGGACACGACCGCTGAGGTGCGTCACGTCCCCACACCGACTCTCCTGGAGGCGCGGGCACGTGAGCTGAGGCTCATCGCCGAGCTCGACCCTGTGGCCAACCGTCGCTCACGAGCACCACGCAGGCAGCCCTGGCTGCACCTGGTGTCAGGCCCTGAGCCCCACCTGGCGCTGACAACCGTGCTGCCCCTCCACGAGGTCGGCTACGCCGTCGGCCCCTTCTGGTCACGCAGAAGCGCGCAGGAGGCCCTGCGGGCCGCAGAGTCGGTGCTGCGGCTGCGACACTGGGACGACCGTGCCCAGGGAAACGGCGCAGGGCGGTCCACGGCGAGTGAGCCCCTGACGGGCCAGGCATCGGACAGAGCCGTCAGGGCCGCCTCCTTCCTGTCCGGCCAGGCCGACCTGGTCGCCACCGAGGTGCTGGAGCGCGTGAGGCACCTGGCACAGGCTCAGCGGTACGAGGAGGCGGGAACCTGGACACGCCGCCTGCGCAGCCTGCTGCAGGCTGCGCTGCGGGCTGAACGTGCCCGCCCGCTGCTGACCTGCCCCCACCTCGTTGCCGCCCGGCCCCGCGAGCACGGCGGCTGGGAGCTGGTAGCGGTGCGGTGGGGCATGCTCGCGGGCTCCCTGGTCACGCCCCGGGGCGCTGACCCTCGTCCGGGCGTGGCCGCGCTGCGCAGCAGCGCCAGGGTCGTCAGCCAGCCCACCCTGGTGGGGCAGCAGGCCAGCGTGGAGGAGACCCTGCTGCTGGCCGACTGGGTGCTGGAGGCCGGGGCACGACTGGTCGAGGTTGACGGGGATCCGCAGGCCCTGTCCTGGCCAGCCGCCTCCGCCGCCCGCTACAGCAAGGTCCTCCACGCCGACCTCCACCCCGCCGACGACAGGCCCCGCCACCGCAGGTAG